A window of the Polaribacter sp. HaHaR_3_91 genome harbors these coding sequences:
- a CDS encoding exopolysaccharide biosynthesis polyprenyl glycosylphosphotransferase, whose amino-acid sequence MATKISYFNVSERKLFLRIIDVIILISSLYLASLFINFTYIKFNSNAIFNWLLLLIFYFSIFGQIFQLYGLNVSNNRYLTVRAAVLTVFATTIFYIFTPYYSPELPPNRLQIGYFFLLSFIPILLWRFIYISLIFSPKYFKSIIFVGNSERIKKLLTQVYSDSYHDVSAYLSDQEIKGINGFIDISKTTISSILEDNSITEVVVSKRDLSEEVVNRLNKELILLFEKGVNIVSYETFYEDVNVRIPREYLDHNFYRHINFSKNNSNNFYLFGLRIVDILLSLIGAIGFLCVIPLIFVGNIIANRGPLFYTQLRVGKNGKPFRIFKLRSMVRDAEKGGAVWAKKNDIRITAFGKFLRRTRLDEMPQFFNIIKGDMSLIGPRPERPEFVKDLEDKIPFYAIRHVIRPGLTGWAQVNYPYANTIEEQETKLRYDLYYIKERSTFLDFKIFIKTFTTVLYFKGQ is encoded by the coding sequence TTGGCAACAAAAATATCCTACTTTAATGTATCCGAAAGAAAACTTTTTTTAAGAATAATAGATGTTATTATTCTTATTTCTAGTTTGTACCTAGCTTCATTATTTATCAATTTTACCTACATAAAATTTAACAGCAATGCCATTTTTAATTGGTTATTATTATTAATTTTTTATTTTTCAATTTTTGGTCAAATTTTTCAACTGTATGGTTTAAACGTCTCTAATAATAGGTATTTAACCGTTAGAGCGGCTGTTCTTACGGTTTTTGCAACTACCATTTTTTATATTTTTACTCCTTATTATTCGCCAGAATTACCTCCTAATAGATTACAAATAGGCTATTTCTTTTTGCTTTCTTTTATTCCAATTTTACTTTGGCGTTTTATATATATATCATTAATATTTTCTCCAAAATACTTTAAATCTATCATTTTCGTTGGTAATTCAGAAAGAATTAAAAAATTACTTACTCAAGTATATAGTGATTCTTATCATGATGTTTCTGCTTATTTATCTGATCAAGAAATTAAAGGAATTAATGGTTTTATAGATATTTCTAAAACTACCATATCTTCAATTTTGGAAGACAATTCTATTACTGAAGTAGTTGTATCTAAAAGAGATCTTTCTGAAGAAGTTGTAAACCGTCTAAACAAAGAGCTTATTTTGTTATTTGAGAAAGGCGTAAATATTGTGAGTTATGAAACTTTTTATGAAGATGTAAATGTTAGAATTCCTAGAGAATATTTAGACCATAATTTTTATAGGCACATCAATTTTAGTAAGAATAATTCTAATAATTTTTATCTTTTTGGTTTAAGAATTGTAGATATATTACTTTCATTAATTGGAGCTATAGGTTTTTTATGTGTTATTCCATTAATTTTTGTTGGTAACATTATCGCAAACAGAGGTCCTTTGTTTTACACTCAATTAAGAGTTGGGAAGAATGGTAAACCTTTTAGAATTTTTAAGCTGAGGTCTATGGTTAGAGATGCTGAAAAAGGAGGAGCAGTTTGGGCTAAAAAAAATGATATTAGAATTACTGCTTTTGGAAAGTTTTTAAGACGTACTAGACTAGATGAAATGCCTCAGTTTTTTAATATTATAAAAGGAGATATGAGTTTAATTGGTCCTAGACCAGAAAGACCAGAGTTTGTAAAAGATTTAGAAGATAAGATACCATTTTATGCAATTAGGCACGTTATTAGACCTGGGTTAACAGGTTGGGCGCAAGTGAATTATCCGTATGCAAATACTATAGAAGAGCAAGAAACTAAATTACGTTACGATTTGTATTATATTAAAGAGCGTAGTACTTTTTTAGATTTCAAAATTTTTATAAAGACATTTACTACGGTCTTATATTTTAAAGGTCAATAA
- a CDS encoding DUF4105 domain-containing protein — protein MNKKYFLLLFLLSIFSPLKAQLQLSEYAEVSIVTAGPGEELYEAFGHSAIRIKDPVLKLDLIYNYGMFDFNQPNFYTNFAKGNMIYSLARYDFKYFIASYRRDKRWLKEQVLNLTTQEKQRYFKFLENNALPENSNYQYDPYFDNCATKLRDITKTILGDKVVFDDNNLEKNLTFRQLTNNEIPWNSWGTFGLNLIAGTKLDEQATFEQYMYLPDYVYSSFKSATVFIKNQPQKLIKKEIVLLNFKEKKAKTTIFNPFLIFSLLALLGIYITYKDFKNNKRTKSLDFTLFFVTGLIGCALFFLWFFSTHSTAPNNFNLLWAFAPNVVVAFLLLKTHQPRWLKKYMQLLLLFLVIVPILWIIEIQVFPVVIIPLLVFLAIRYYYLSKNY, from the coding sequence ATGAACAAAAAGTACTTTCTCTTACTATTTTTACTTTCCATATTTTCACCCTTAAAAGCACAACTACAACTTTCTGAATATGCAGAAGTAAGTATTGTTACTGCAGGACCAGGAGAAGAATTATATGAAGCTTTTGGACATTCTGCCATTAGAATTAAAGATCCCGTTTTAAAATTAGATTTAATTTACAATTACGGAATGTTTGATTTTAATCAGCCTAACTTTTATACAAATTTTGCAAAAGGAAATATGATTTATAGCTTAGCTCGTTATGATTTTAAATACTTTATAGCAAGTTACAGAAGAGACAAACGTTGGTTAAAAGAGCAAGTTTTAAATTTAACAACGCAAGAAAAGCAACGCTATTTTAAATTTCTAGAAAACAATGCTTTGCCAGAAAACAGCAACTATCAATATGATCCTTATTTTGATAATTGCGCTACCAAATTAAGAGATATTACTAAAACTATTTTAGGAGATAAAGTTGTTTTTGACGATAACAACCTAGAAAAAAACCTCACATTTAGACAATTAACAAACAATGAAATTCCTTGGAACTCATGGGGAACTTTTGGCTTAAATTTAATAGCAGGTACAAAATTAGATGAACAAGCTACTTTTGAGCAATATATGTACTTACCAGACTATGTCTATAGTTCTTTTAAAAGTGCTACCGTTTTTATTAAAAATCAACCACAAAAATTGATAAAGAAAGAAATAGTACTTCTAAACTTTAAAGAAAAAAAAGCTAAGACAACTATTTTTAATCCTTTTTTAATCTTTAGCCTTTTAGCCTTATTAGGTATTTACATTACATATAAAGACTTTAAAAATAATAAAAGAACAAAGTCTTTAGATTTTACCTTATTCTTTGTTACAGGTCTTATAGGTTGTGCATTATTTTTTCTTTGGTTTTTCTCTACACACTCCACAGCACCAAATAACTTTAACTTATTATGGGCATTTGCTCCTAATGTAGTGGTTGCTTTTCTATTGTTAAAAACACATCAACCAAGATGGTTGAAAAAATACATGCAATTATTACTATTATTTCTAGTTATAGTTCCTATTTTGTGGATCATAGAAATTCAGGTGTTCCCTGTAGTTATAATCCCTTTATTAGTGTTCCTTGCAATAAGGTATTACTATTTATCAAAAAATTATTGA
- a CDS encoding PorV/PorQ family protein: protein MKQKILFFILLSPLLLSAQAFRSYSNEFLTIGVDAAGLGMSKSVVATTNDVNSIYWNPAGLVGIEDYQGSLMHVSYFAGIANYNHASFAMPIDKESAVGVSIIRFGVDDILNTTELIDSDGNIDYNRIQLFSSVDYAFNFAYARNLIFKDVKFGVNAKIVRRIIGDFASSYGFGFDAGIQFERNSWKFGLMARDITTTFNSWAINEDEFNKIKDAIPGENQDLPETTEITKPKLQLGVAKSWRIGRLFNLLSEANANMRFTKTNDIFSSDVVSIDPAIGFQLDYDELVFLRAGVGNFQYITEFDNSKSLSMQPNFGVGFKYNGIKIDYALTNIGSVGNALYSNIFSITIDYSFFRP from the coding sequence TTGAAACAAAAAATATTATTTTTTATACTACTTAGTCCGCTCCTTTTATCTGCACAAGCATTTAGAAGTTACTCTAATGAATTTTTAACAATAGGAGTTGATGCGGCAGGCTTAGGAATGAGTAAAAGTGTTGTTGCTACAACTAATGATGTAAACTCTATCTATTGGAATCCTGCGGGATTAGTAGGTATAGAGGACTATCAAGGATCGTTAATGCATGTTTCTTACTTTGCCGGAATTGCAAATTATAATCACGCTAGTTTTGCAATGCCAATAGACAAAGAAAGTGCCGTTGGAGTTTCTATAATTCGTTTTGGGGTAGATGATATTTTAAATACCACAGAGTTAATTGATAGTGATGGAAACATCGATTATAACAGAATTCAACTATTTTCTTCCGTAGATTATGCTTTTAACTTTGCGTATGCTAGAAATTTAATTTTTAAGGATGTTAAATTTGGTGTAAATGCTAAAATTGTTAGAAGAATTATTGGTGATTTTGCTTCTTCTTACGGATTTGGCTTTGATGCAGGAATTCAGTTTGAACGAAATTCTTGGAAATTTGGATTGATGGCAAGAGATATTACCACTACTTTTAATAGTTGGGCAATTAATGAAGATGAATTTAACAAGATTAAAGACGCCATTCCTGGAGAAAATCAAGATTTACCAGAAACAACAGAAATTACCAAACCTAAATTACAATTAGGAGTGGCTAAAAGTTGGAGAATAGGCCGTCTGTTTAATCTACTTTCGGAAGCAAATGCAAATATGCGTTTTACCAAAACCAATGATATATTTTCTTCTGATGTAGTAAGTATAGATCCAGCAATAGGTTTTCAGTTAGATTATGATGAATTAGTTTTCTTAAGAGCTGGTGTTGGTAATTTTCAATACATAACAGAATTCGACAATTCAAAATCACTTTCTATGCAACCCAATTTTGGTGTTGGCTTTAAATACAATGGTATAAAAATAGATTATGCTTTAACAAACATTGGTAGTGTTGGTAATGCATTGTATTCAAATATTTTTTCAATTACAATCGATTATAGTTTCTTTAGACCTTAG
- a CDS encoding YheT family hydrolase: protein MPVFTSDFTPTFLFKSGHFNTIYRSVFTKEHCNYQRKRITTWDKDFIDLDFSLVGSKTLVLLIHGLEGSSNSKYIISTTKHLNTKGLDTVCFNLRGCSGEDNLLLGTYHSGKTEDVDFVVKHLLAHYDYENIVLIGFSLGGNLTLKYIGEQSENISSKIKGGIAVSVPIDIASGENELEKLKNKLYLERFLKSMKIKILEKAAKFPEFHVDKDQLSKATRFKHLENLYTVPVFGFKSPEDYWEKASAKPYLSKIKIPTLLINSKDDTFLSDKCFPFEEANNSKNFFFETTNYGGHCGFISSFYNAKNNWLELRIERFIKQNIQINLL from the coding sequence ATGCCTGTATTTACGTCAGACTTCACTCCTACTTTTCTCTTTAAAAGTGGTCATTTTAATACTATTTACAGATCTGTTTTTACCAAAGAACATTGTAATTATCAACGAAAAAGAATTACTACTTGGGATAAAGATTTTATTGATTTAGACTTTTCTTTAGTGGGCTCTAAAACCTTGGTTTTATTAATTCACGGTTTAGAAGGAAGTTCTAATTCTAAATACATCATATCTACCACCAAACATTTAAATACAAAAGGATTAGATACTGTTTGTTTTAATTTAAGAGGTTGTTCTGGTGAAGATAATTTACTTTTAGGAACGTATCATAGTGGTAAAACAGAAGATGTGGATTTTGTTGTAAAGCACCTTTTAGCCCATTATGACTATGAGAATATTGTACTAATTGGTTTTAGTTTAGGCGGTAATTTAACCTTAAAATATATAGGTGAACAATCTGAAAACATATCTTCTAAAATAAAAGGAGGAATTGCTGTTTCTGTTCCTATTGATATTGCTTCTGGAGAAAATGAATTAGAAAAATTAAAGAACAAATTGTATTTAGAGCGGTTTTTGAAAAGCATGAAGATTAAAATTTTAGAAAAAGCAGCAAAATTTCCTGAATTTCATGTAGATAAAGATCAATTGTCAAAGGCTACCCGATTTAAACATTTAGAAAACCTATATACTGTGCCTGTTTTTGGTTTTAAAAGTCCAGAAGATTACTGGGAAAAAGCGAGTGCCAAACCGTATTTATCAAAAATAAAAATACCAACTTTACTTATCAACTCTAAAGATGATACTTTTTTATCTGATAAATGCTTTCCTTTTGAGGAAGCTAATAATTCTAAAAATTTCTTTTTTGAAACTACAAATTATGGCGGTCATTGTGGCTTTATTTCTTCTTTTTACAACGCTAAAAACAACTGGCTAGAACTTAGAATTGAAAGATTTATCAAACAAAATATACAGATTAATCTATTGTAA